TCATGTCCGAAGGGATCCCGAGGAGATGGAAAAAAAGATGGCAACGGTTGTACTCCTACAAAGAGGTTTCGCTCAATGGACATCGTGCTAGGTCAGTAAGTCGTACACATTGCTCAAACTTTTTCATCATATAAAAGCTTCTTTTATCTTGTAATTTATTCACCTTCTTTAAATGTTGTTATTATGCCATTGTTCCATCTTTTGCTATTAGTTATTGAGATTTTTCGGATGTAAATCTTTCTCTTTGAATTAATTGTGTCcatggattaaattgatattataTACCTGTGTCGTCATCTCAAGTTATTCAATTCGATATTAACAAAATCAACCACTTGCTCTTCTGTTGTTGAAAAAGAATCAAGCACGTTTTATCCACTTGATGCATTGAATCGTTCCTGTTATCATAAGTTACTCTCagcataattatatatttaggtTTATTTTGCTATTATCAAGGTTTTTCTTAATGAAAGCTTCAAGTTGAtggagaagaataagaaaataggACAAAGAAGTAAATTAACACAAGATTGTTTGagtaatgaaaatgaaagagtcaAGCAAATTTCgattctgtttttttcttttcttttcttggttatGAGAACATATGTAGTGTGATGGACAACTAATTTGTTTGTTCACCGAATATAATGTCTTTTACTAGGCGTGAGCATAAGCTTCCTGCTGGTTCTTTTGGCCGTTTCCTGGTTATATTGGGGccttagagaaagaaaaatcaggagacagagagagaagttCTTCCAAGAAAATGGGGGCCACGAACTGTTGCAGAGACTTCGTTCTGAGCACAAAGGCTCCATTGAATCCGTGAGAATTTACACCGACGAAGATCTCAAGAAGGCCACGGATCACTACCATGAAAGCCGAATCCTAGGCCAGGGAGGCCAGGGAACTGTATACCGAGGGATCTTAGCAGACAACAGGGTTGTCGCCATCAAGAAGGCCAAGATTTTGGCCCGAAGTCAGGTTAAAGAATTCATCAACGAGCTGATCATCCTCTCCCAAATTAATCACCGCAATGTGGTTAAGCTAATCGGTTGTTGCTTCGAGACGGAGGTCCCGTTATTAGTCTACGAGTTTGTGACCAATGGCACCCTTTCTGACCACTTACACAAGTGCGGCCACGAGTCCACATTATCCCGGAGGGCTCGTCTGCGCATTGCAGGGGAGACCGCAGGTGCGCTCTCGTACTTGCACTCCGATGCATCCACTCAGATTTTGCACGGAGACATAAAGAGCACAAACATATTGTTGGATGAAAACTACACCGCAAAGGTCGCTGATTTTGGAGCATCCAGGCTAGTCCCCCTCAACGGCACACAGCTGAACACGCTGGTTCAAGGCACGCGTGGGTACTTGGACCCCGAGTACCTCCACTCGAGCCAGTTGACTGAGAAGAGCGATGTCTATAGCTTCGGGTCGTGTTGGCTGAGTTGCTGACTGGACTGAGGGCCTTCTCCTTTGAGCGGGCTGAGAAAGAGATGAACTTGTCCTTGTATTTTGCTTCTGCGATAAAGAGCGAGAGGCTGTTTGAAATCATCGACCCAATGGTGCTGAACAATGGGAACCCAGAAGAGATTAAGGAAGTTGCGATGCTGGCAAACCAATGCCTGAGAGTGAAAGGCGAAGATCGGCCAACCATGAAGGAAGTGGCAATGGAATTGGACGGACTGATGAGGATGATGGATAGGCATCCATGGTCGAATCGGAGCGGTGACCTTGAAGAAGCTGAACATTTGCTTGGTGAGAGATCAAACGAATGTTATGGCATCCTCAGAAGCAATGCATCAAGAGATGTAAGTAACCAAATGTCCTTCGAAATTGAAAGTGGAAGATGAGACGTCATGGCAATGGTGGTCCTTGTActattattccttttttttttgggtgtgtaTTTCCTCGTCTTTTTTTTGTCTGTTTAGTTGCTTGGTCTATGTGATTAACGTTCAGATGCAACGTCCAAATGGAGTGACTGGCCTTATTTGTGTAACATAACATTCGGacgatatttgaaaaataaaaaaggccaaaaacaTTCTTGAGCTTTTCTCTCATTCAGCGAGCTAGGAATTGGCCAACTTTTTATTGCCTCCATCTTTCCAAGATCTACTCTAACACCATCGTTGGAGACAACATAGCACCGGGCTCCTTGTGCAAAAGTGACACTTCTTCAGGTTGGCATACAAACGTTGTTCCCGTAgcacttgaagaatttgatacTCCAAAAGCTCCACTTGCGCCTTGCTATGCTATAAATTACGATGTCATCAAAGTATACACGACAAACTAGCCAATGAAAGGTTTAAAACCATGATTCATAAGATGCATAAAAGTACTAAAAGTATTAGAAACGTCAAAAGGGCATCACCATGCGTTTAAGAAGACCATTCTTAGTTTTGAAAGCTGTCATCCTTTAATCTCCTACTTCATCAGGATTTGACAATAGCTGCTCTGAAGATTGATCTTGGAAAAACACACAAGCTCTTTGAAGTTGATCAAGCAAATACCAAggcaaggaaaaataaaaaataaaaaacttgatGGTTATGTTGTTCACCGATCTATTATCAATGCACACTTGCCAAGaaccatttttctttggaaCTGGAAGTGCCGGGACAGCAAAAGGACTCGAGCTTTCTTGTATTGCTCCCTTGGCCAAGAGTTTATCAACTTGCCTTTGAAGTTCTTTATGCTTCTCAGAGCTCAATCGATCGAACAGAAGCACCAAGCACAAAATCGATatgatgttgaatctctctCAAAGGAGGAAGGTTGGATGGAATTTCATTGGCATGACTTCACAGAAATCCTCAAGCCACGGCTGTTAAATGGTTGGGATCTCctcttttgcttattttcttCCACTATAACAAAAGCGTAAGCCTCACAAGCATCCTCCGATGCTTAGGAAAACTTAGACTTGGAAAGAAGATTTGTTCCTTTCCCATGAGGAGGCTTGGGAACTCTCTCCGTCTTGCAAGGGCCCAATGTAATCTTGACGCGGTCTTTGACAAAGGGATAGGTGTTATACATCACACATAATCTCATCTTTATATCTTTTGCCAATAGAGAATGAAATCAAACGCCGGTTATTTACTTTTATCTCACTCCCTTTCTTGAGCCACAAATGCTTGTAAAGATGTGGATGATCCTCCGCCTTGAGATGCAACTTGTCTCCCATAGTGGTCGACGCAACGTTCTCACAACATCCACTATCAAGTATGACATCACGTACTTTAAAATGAGAAGTGCAGTCTTGTATGGAGTATCTTTTTGCAAAGCCAATCATCATCCTCGAGATGAGCAGCATGCAAGCTCCTTTGAATGACAAGAGCTTCTCCTTGATCTCTGTAAACGATTTCTTCGCGGCTCCTTGAATTTTCTCGGAGCAAAGGGTTGTGCTGCGAAGTTGTGTTGAATCTTCTTGGAGCAAAGGGTTGTGTTGCGACTCTCCCTGTTGCTCACCTTGCACAAGAGAAATGATCTTTCTATTAGGACACTCGAGGCGATGCGACCAAATCCATGACATTTCAAACAGTCTTGATTTATTGTTATCTTCATTTGGCTAATTGGTTTTAGATGCTCCTCCTTTGTTCAACAGGTTCCTTCGATCCCGACAAAGGCTCCTGATTCAAACTCTCTTTTCTCCTTAAGTTGCTTTTGCACCTTCATTGATAATTTGAAGCCCTAATTAAAAGTCCAATAAGGTTGTAATCGGACAACATCGGCAATTTTCAAACGAAGACCCCTAAAATACCAGCTATAGTTTGCTCCTCTGCCTCCACCACATCGCATCGTAACATGAAATGCTCAAATTTGGTGGTTTCTTCTCCGGACAACTCCTCTTGCTTCGTATTGTGGAATTTATCGAAGGCATCTTGCTGATAAGTTTCTGGGAAATGCTTCTTTTTGAGCACCTTCATTTTATCCAATGTTACGATTCACCGCTTTCCTTCAGGAGTTCTTCGACAAGTTAGATTTTCCCACCAAATCGAAGCATGCATTTCATACATCTTGGACACAAGCTTCACCTTTCGATTCTCCGCAATATTCTTATGTCGAGCCAATCAACGAAGTCTTCCGAAGCAAAAAATTCCACAATATGAAGCTCACTAAGACAAGTCTTATGTGGACAACTCCAGTTGCTTCATTTATCTAAGTGAATCGAATGtcaggaaatgaagaaaatattttattgagaaATGTTTTCTGTGAAACGAATGAAGCATTAAATAAAGTAAATTAAGGTGTATGACACACGTGTTGTAAGTCACATTTACGCTAAGGTCCAATATGAGACACTATTTTGCTCCTAATTCGATTTGCCCGGTTTCTTCAAAATGACTTTTGGTAATAATGATTGCGTTTTTCTTTGTTAACACGAGGTAGCAAGATGGTGTTTTCCTCAAAATTgtggaaggaaaaataaattccttGGAATGACATTTCTCCATAAATACGTATCGACCACAATccatatttttaattagaaatcctAGGCCAACAACCAagatacaaaattaaaaaaaacaaacctatGTTTGACGTATCTTGTCTTAATGTAAAAGTATATAATGAAATCTTATctaaaaatcttatttttcgTAGCATGACAATggaaaatgtttattttttaccTCTTTGAAACTAGTTGATTAATCACTCTGAAGATACGCATTATTCTTTTCCAGAATGCAACAGAAATTTCTTACCTAGGAGTATAAACCCCATCACCAATCACCAGCTCAAAGCAGTCTGCTcttaatgatttttcttctttggcattCTTCTACTTTAGAGTTGTGATCAGGGGTGAGCAAAAGGAACCTCTTGGACAAGACCAGATCGGCCGGTTTTTGGCAGTTCCTGGGGACACTAGTCCGGTTCTCAATTATATAAAATTGGAACCAATGAATTTGGTCCAATTCTAGTTTCAAGTGTGGAACCACCCACTCGGGCCGgactgatttttttaaattttgtatttccttataatatgtataaaaaaaaaaaccctaatctaTCTCAAATTTCAGACTTCACTCACGCACGCAAACACACATGAGTTGCATGACTCCCATTTCACTCACGCATGTGAGTAAGTTGACAAGAACAAATCAAAACACAACATCAATTGCTCATTCTAACCAAATTTTGCCactaattggaaaaaaaattatgtgaaaCCTACAATGTTACACCTCATTCACTAATCGCAGAAACATCTTGGTTATCAAGAACATCTTCAATTTCATCTTGAACattaatgacaaaaaaaaaaaaaaatctgaacatGCCACTAGTTCCATGACCCACCCGGGAGCTGAACTAGATTAGTCGATCCGATTCCAGGGGCATTGGTTTGGTTCTTGATTTTAGAAACAAGGAATAGATCCTTTTGATCTAATTCTTAATTTCAAGATGGGAACCGAATCACCCGAGAACTAATCACTTCTATGTGATCTCTCATTGCATACACTTAGTACTTACTTGACTTTTCAAATCTTGGGAGAATAAGGACCGTGTCTCATTTGTACTCTCTATCAATGATGCACCCAAAGTTTGTGGGCAAAAAACTCCGAACGAGACATATCATCATACAAGAAAAATTGCCAAGGAAACGAACCGCCTTCACTTAGCCTTTTCccgaaaattataaaaattatatatgctaGCAATTTCCagtcaaatttgatcaaaaaaattaaattggtaaataagGTGTTGTTCAAGGAATTTATAGGGCATGTATAGGACATGAAATTCGAATTTCCTTTAAGAagatccaaattaatttttggaaaagagCCAAATTTGGAAAAGTCCTAATGGGGCTCTAAGAGTTCCTCAGTCATTTGCTTTGAAACAATTAAGAGACACGAAAGTTTAGTCAAGCATCATGTATGTAAAGCACCTAAAAGCGCAAACCCGATTGATAATTTGAGTGATTAAAGGATCCATTATTTTTCGGGTCATGGGAACACCACAAAGTCAAAGAATATGAGAAGGAAAATGCGAGGAATTTGGTGTCCAGATTTAGGCTTTAGGCTAATAAGGTGTTGTTCAAGGAATGTATAGGGCATGGAATTCGAATTTCCTTTAAGAATGGCCTTTATTTTGTTGGTaaagatattgataaattgACTTAGGAGAGAGATTGGATCTTGACTAATAGGAGAAGTAATGAAACCTAAGAAAGCTTTGCCTAACCCAATGGCTTTCCAAAACTCCTTAGTTGTGGGGGTTACTTCATATCGATTAAACATGAAGGTGGAGGCCATGGGATTACGAAAATGAGCCAATGCCTTCACCATCGCAATATGAGGTTCGACCTTTAGCAAGGTCGGGAGGAAACCTATACGCTTTTCCTATCTTGGTTCGAGATTCTCCCATATAGTCTTGAGATTGCTCAACACAGGGATGATGTCCAATTCAGGCTTACCcatctaaacctaaacctaaaagGGCATTCATGATTAAAACACATCGTCTTTGAAATATAAAGCGTGTGATTAAAGTACagaaaaatagataatataaCAATGATAAGAAAGGAACAATGTCTTATTCACTAGACACATGGCAATCACAAATCACATGTCGCATGAACTGTGAGGTTTGCCTAAAGTGAGGGTACTAAAGGTTCAAGGGATGAATAAAAATAGTTTATCCACTACTACTATCATCAATCAGTGCTATTTTTATTGGTTGGGATGAGCGAGTTGTCTCGACCAAAGTTTTTGGGTgtaccacctaaaattaggctaatggattattaagcctgaacttaactcaggctctcccaagcgcatatcaattcgcgacttaggttcaaatttcttaacatgcgaatagattttatatatgagtcaccactaatcagtttatggtaagtcgattagacacctaagtaagaTAATTGgaggattattttactcctacgaactagagactttgggtacgAGGATTTGaatacactagatttctctaatgccatttcggtaccatttttttttattttcaaaaatgtttttaatacaacttggattgattttaaaatttttttcctaacatgtgaaatGATCATGCaggtacgcaaaccaccaatttaacaccaataaagcaatgaataaattgcgggACTTACCTTGTAACAACGAAAACATCTATAAtattagatcagaattcacatcaacggttttagatatgatttctaattaacacgcaatttctttttgttttcaattaattaatgagaatcatgctttatgtatgtatgctactaatctaacataaattgatatgacatggcaatatgacccaaactatatgatgcaaatgcgatatttttgtgttttcttaataagcatacAATCTGTCctagagaataaaattaatttattctaagacatttttggtttttttttctccttttcgaaattaaagaaatgcaataattaagtGTGCGATCTAAATTAACTTAATGACCTaaaatgacgggcaatttctaattaaatgaacctagcaataatcactaaatgatgtgcatttcatgaacctaattctatatgacatgcatatgacatgttttattttttattaaaaaagaatgcaatctatctacaaaaaatcaacataaacttaaaatgaaacatgcaattttattcaAAGGAATATTATCTAATCTAGATGctatctaaacatgcattaaaaAACCTAACTATGCAATCCATTCTAActtacatgatatgcaaatgcaattttttgtatttttgggataaataaagtaattaaaaaataagcacCAAATCATTCACAGTCATCAAATATATTATCCATCGTTCAAATCTAAAAATGATATCTaatcaacttgattatttcgctaataaaatcgataaattgatcttaaaccttaaatatcaagatatcaattttattcccgcgtgattaattttccatctaaagcctcatagatggaataaaaaatccatgtgcggttgcgaattaggcaatcaattttaattaggagAATGTCTATCACTTATAAATATGCATTTTAGATACTAATAGACATATATTAGGCaacaaaatatccaaatcaaatttagataagataattacttAATTTCGCAAGAAATATTGCCAAACTTGAACTCAATGGGATCGACTCAAGGATGGTGAGCGAGATTCGGAGCAATGGTGCTTCTCGGTGAAGGATTGCCGCGATGGGGTGTTCGTACAAGCAAGCGGCAATGGATGTTCACCGACAATGGACTCATGCGTGAGGAATTATTTTACTTCACAGCAAGACCAAAGAAACCTGCAGGTGATTCAAATTAGACCCGCGAATTCTATTGAAAAGTTGACTACCCTCTTTTACTAGGAAAATCTTTGCCCATGATTTCTCTCTTCTGTCTTCATGTGTGGTCTTTGTGAATGGGTGCAGTAGAGAAGTGAAAGCAcgcggctctctctctctctacgggTTTATCCCGTGGACGTCTCTGTTGGGTACCCCGAGAAGACctgcagaagaaaagaacaaatgtAGCGGCTGTAATTTGTGGACTCTAGATTGAAGAACGCTGTAGGAATGCCTA
This genomic stretch from Eucalyptus grandis isolate ANBG69807.140 chromosome 3, ASM1654582v1, whole genome shotgun sequence harbors:
- the LOC104428449 gene encoding LOW QUALITY PROTEIN: putative wall-associated receptor kinase-like 16 (The sequence of the model RefSeq protein was modified relative to this genomic sequence to represent the inferred CDS: inserted 1 base in 1 codon); protein product: MGGSMLLHRLPLRVVLLLCSLVALFSVVTADVVQTTKPGCANRCGNLTFAYPFGMNDAGDDCYFKEKSKSFLIFCNDSTDPPTPRMYSKDSNFRVLDISMESHEISVMVFVAKDCYNSSGTSLYNNDPHFSLPIFPISSAKNKFIAVGCDTYATFSGSTYVTGCLSSCHSVLDVINGSCSGIGCCETSIPRDAYRYNISVTSYNNHLGISEFNPCGYAFVAQDGFFSFSTDNLRGPPFDMVPLVVDWLIPNQTCDDAQKNTTTYMCRENSNCTDAENGNGYQCHCLKGFQGNPYLQNGCQDINECVISQPCVEICTNLPGTYNCSCPKGSRGDGKKDGNGCTPTKRFRSMDIVLGVSISFLLVLLAVSWLYWGLRERKIRRQREKFFQENGGHELLQRLRSEHKGSIESVRIYTDEDLKKATDHYHESRILGQGGQGTVYRGILADNRVVAIKKAKILARSQVKEFINELIILSQINHRNVVKLIGCCFETEVPLLVYEFVTNGTLSDHLHKCGHESTLSRRARLRIAGETAGALSYLHSDASTQILHGDIKSTNILLDENYTAKVADFGASRLVPLNGTQLNTLVQGTRGYLDPEYLHSSQLTEKSDVYSFGXVLAELLTGLRAFSFERAEKEMNLSLYFASAIKSERLFEIIDPMVLNNGNPEEIKEVAMLANQCLRVKGEDRPTMKEVAMELDGLMRMMDRHPWSNRSGDLEEAEHLLGERSNECYGILRSNASRDVSNQMSFEIESGR